A window of the Carassius gibelio isolate Cgi1373 ecotype wild population from Czech Republic chromosome B16, carGib1.2-hapl.c, whole genome shotgun sequence genome harbors these coding sequences:
- the si:dkey-7j14.5 gene encoding uncharacterized protein si:dkey-7j14.5: MSLYSSQIKTFKSAEPKTLGAMEIIIGMFTVILSSIVFKLHYHIQREIIVLIVNGAQLVITGVVLVHTGRRPSKCLVLTTTVLQLLTAVFDVVGFGLIARYIPFRGESYFYRDTEFLANGILVTLIGFLVLACVIGLLVSFFGVYALSVGSIKEMTPIPHSEANQHYGDGGQTQNKIHAGN; the protein is encoded by the exons ATGTCGCTGTACTCGTCTCagattaaaacatttaagagcgCAGAGCCCAAGACACTTGGT GCTATGGAGATCATAATTGGCATGTTTACTGTCATTTTGAGCTCAATTGTGTTTAAGCTTCACTACCATATCCAGCGTGAAATCATCGTCCTCATTGTCAATGGTGCTCAG CTTGTCATAACTGGTGTTGTCCTGGTGCACACTGGGAGGAGGCCATCTAAATGTCTG GTGCTGACAACCACTGTTCTGCAATTACTAACAGCAGTATTTGATGTTGTTGGATTTGGACTCATAGCCAGATACATCCCATTCAGAGGAGAGTCGTACTTCTACAGGGACACAGAG TTCTTAGCGAATGGGATCTTGGTGACACTGATCGGTTTCCTGGTGCTAGCGTGTGTCATTGGTTTGCTTGTGTCTTTTTTTGGGGTCTACGCCCTTTCTGTTGGTTCCATAAAG GAGATGACACCCATCCCTCACTCTGAAGCAAACCAACATTATGGTGATGGCGGTCAAACCCAGAACAAGATCCATGCCGGAAACTGA
- the nudt17 gene encoding nucleoside diphosphate-linked moiety X motif 17 yields the protein MEKVRKILVHLSRENAAPQCARFVQSITGHFVGSVEDQATVSCSLENNRFILCDRLCDGGVPLKRASFCPIKYLSHSEADSLPPDTLNRGVDVGVAVLLQSANQRLLLTRRASSLRIFPNVWVPPGGHVELDEKLLDAGLRELKEETGLKLSPDEISSQLLGLWESVYPPILSVGLPKRHHVVTYILLKSCQSHLQLQACLRPDPAEVSACVWVDAGLVNVVVSAVDGEKDSVQIPSDLPQTISVTEVSPQGELIETSLPVSVLCNRAPDHGEDIERVSTGTKFALELWLKTLEPHTEMG from the exons ATGGAGAAAGTCCGAAAGATTCTAGTTCATCTGTCGAGGGAAAACGCCGCTCCGCAGTGCGCACGATTCGTGCAG AGCATAACTGGACACTTTGTCGGGAGTGTTGAGGATCAGGCAACTGTGAGCTGTTCTTTGGAGaataacagatttattttatGTGATCGGCTGTGTGATGGAGGAGTTCCTCTGAAG AGGGCGTCATTTTGCCCCATCAAATACCTGTCTCATTCGGAGGCGGACTCCCTGCCCCCAGATACCCTCAACCGTGGGGTAGATGTGGGCGTGGCTGTGCTGCTGcagtcagccaatcagagacTGTTGCTAACACGCCGTGCCTCCAGCCTCCGGATCTTCCCCAATGTTTGGGTTCCACCCG GTGGCCATGTGGAGCTGGATGAAAAG CTGTTGGATGCCGGACTCAGGGAGCTGAAGGAAGAGACCGGTCTGAAACTGAGCCCTGATGAGATCTCCTCTCAGCTGCTCGGCCTGTGGGAG TCAGTTTATCCGCCCATACTGTCCGTAGGACTGCCTAAGAGACATCACGTTGTGACATACATACTTTTGAAGAGCTGTCAATCACACCTGCAGCTACAG GCTTGTTTGCGCCCTGATCCTGCTGAAgtcagtgcgtgtgtgtgggtcGATGCAGGTCTGGTGAATGTTGTAGTATCTGCAGTAGATGGTGAGAAGGATTCTGTTCAAATACCCTCTGATCTGCCACAAACTATCAG TGTGACCGAGGTGTCTCCACAAGGTGAGCTAATCGAGACCTCGCTGCCTGTTTCTGTCCTCTGTAACCGGGCCCCGGATCATGGCGAGGACATCGAACGAGTCAGCACTGGAACCAAATTTGCTTTAGAactgtggttgaaaacactggaGCCTCATACTGAGATGGGCTGA
- the rundc3b gene encoding RUN domain-containing protein 3B isoform X2, producing MASLNLGFNGARKKTAARIRAVERRNLITVCRFSVKTLIDRSCFETIDDTSAEFINFVSILEHILSHRLKGQVSWFGYESPRSFWDYIRIACTKVPHSCIHSIENMENVRSSKAKGRAWIRVALMEKRLSEYISAALRDFKTTRRFFEEGAVVLGEEAGLLADTLIGLNAIDFSFCLKGEGLDESCPVVIDYTPYLKFTQTSDSISSDEEEMRTLGSSGSEAGTPESHMAASLLADQSTWYSKSKRLEQKYRVVMEQKGYLEELVCLREAQLSESVSQNKSLLQRLKDTENSHKEEKKQLEIIILELQDQLTVMKNYDLRSRQELTSHLTNQWPSPGALDTNAVALDTLLYRKRTAPWEEKSFQSLEQLSADMSLSQTSLEPAQLNTHSLESKAGLTHWHREGKEDTPSLRGLCGSLTSVASYKSLASLKSSEYLASPTTDMTSPGLTPS from the exons ATGGCATCGTTAAACCTCGGGTTCAATGGGGCTCGTAAAAAAACAGCAGCGCGTATCAGAGCCGTGGAGAGGAGAAATCTGATCACCGTGTGCAG GTTCTCAGTGAAGACCCTCATTGATCGCTCATGTTTTGAGACGATAGACGACACGTCTGCTGAGTTCATCAACTTCGTCTCCATTCTAGAACATATTCTCAGCCATAGACTCAAAG GTCAGGTCAGCTGGTTTGGCTATGAGAGCCCTCGCAGTTTCTGGGATTATATACGTATAGCGTGCACTAAAGTCCCTCACAGCTGCATCCACAGCATCGAGAACATGGAGAACGTCCGCAGCTCTAAAGCAAAG GGTCGTGCCTGGATAAGAGTGGCTTTAATGGAGAAGCGTTTGTCTGAATATATCTCTGCAGCTCTGAGAGACTTCAAAACTACAAG GAGGTTTTTTGAGGAGGGGGCTGTGGTTCTGGGTGAGGAGGCGGGGCTTCTTGCAGATACTCTGATTGGACTGAATGCCATTGACTTCAG TTTCTGTCTGAAAGGGGAGGGGCTTGATGAGAGCTGTCCTGTCGTCATTGACTACACACCGTACCTTAAATTCACACAAAC ttCTGACAGCATTAGCAGCGATGAGGAGGAGATGAGAACGCTGGGCAGCAGCGGCAGTGAAGCAGGCACTCCTGAATCCCACATGGCTGCCAGTCTGCTGGCCGATCAGAGCACCTGGTACAGCAAGAGCAAAAGACTAGAGCAGAAATACAGAGTCGTGATGGAACAGAAG gGTTATCTGGAGGAGCTGGTGTGTCTGAGGGAAGCTCAGCTCTCTGAGTCTGTCTCTCAGAATAAATCTCTACTGCAACGGCTCAAAGACACCGAAAATAGCCACAAAGAGGAGAAAAAGCAGCTGGAGATCATCATACTGGAGCTGCAGGATCAGCT GACGGTGATGAAGAACTATGACCTTCGCTCCAGACAGGAGCTCACCTCGCACCTGACAAACCAATGGCCCTCACCTGGTGCCTTGGATACCAATGCAGTTGCCTTGGATACGCTCCTCTACAGGAAACGCACAGCACCATGGGAAGA GAAGAGCTTCCAGAGTTTGGAGCAGCTTTCTGCAGATATGAGTCTCTCTCAGACGTCTCTGGAGCCAGCACAACTGAACACACACAGTCTGGAAAGCAAGGCAGGACTTACACACTGGCACAGAGAAG GGAAAGAGGATACTCCGTCTCTGAGGGGTTTGTGTGGTTCCTTAACCTCAGTGGCCAGTTACAAATCTCTGGCCAGTCTGAAGTCCAGTGAGTATCTGGCCAGTCCTACAA
- the LOC127975471 gene encoding semaphorin-4A, which translates to MMAGLFRIWIFKVLLLVLTDPSQASLRPRMSFSQGSSERLLVIYHSSTVKNTSTLLLSPDADTLFVGAQDALLSLDVSQPDNITLKDKLEWAASPQNMKTCTMAQRKDCGNFISILQFFNSTHLYVCGTNAYKPKALIISASSLRASRDTKDAKNCCPSSSSQRNTATIVDEELYTATQVGYFEERVISRCYSRGTRNNLELETVPKLLQEPDFISSTHVASEGKILLFFTEVGDLIEDSFRSSFTVSRVAQVCTNDIGGSLTLQKRWTSFAKSQLVCQQGNELLFNKLQDIFKLSPMNEESPDNTLFYGVFTTQWAYSSVLSAVCAFSLTDIKAAFSGDYKTYNLNENHWTRQPNVDGKIGKCGLFNDNDHVLNIVKKSFLTEKVVRPVGKKLIFSSTKERYSHLAVQRTQAANGHNYTILYLLTESGFLHKVVLLDKGPHIIEEIQIFKQPQYVKNFLLSTSKGVLFISASEGVFRVPVFNCSVYPNCAECVLARDPFCGWDSETRACASVSRMGSNLRQDVESGNVSEHCTEFKNTPATVKRIAQLNEIVVLPCHSRSRLAEVTWRFLNNSIVPQFPYMQWTGNSLVFIVTPETVNTYHCVSEELGFKQIIATFAVTLPVIPRSFPSSHQQPDVNLDFDEGTKTEPIPDDYTTIEFDESEATKGEKKDAFMTADRTSEKKDRTNHQSTENMNTAGKDDVYIAQKSYYTEMVVFCLLFVICFFVFIAFVVLWRRSMRCNKTTPQKQPKDTESDNIWQTELEEQKS; encoded by the exons ATGATGGCAGGATTGTTTAGGATCTGGATATTTAAGGTCCTCCTCTTGGTATTGACGGATCCATCTCAGGCCTCTCTGCGTCCTCGCATGTCATTCTCTCAGG GAAGCTCAGAGCGTCTCTTGGTCATTTACCACAGCTCTACTGTGAAGAACACCAGCACTCTGCTGCTCAGTCCTGATGCTGACACACTGTTTGTTGGTGCTCAGGATGCTCTGCTATCTCTGGACGTCAGTCAACCTGATAATATTACACTCAAAGACAAG TTGGAATGGGCAGCATCTCCACAAAATATGAAAACCTGTACAATGGCCCAAAGGAAG GATTGTGGAAACTTCATTAGTATTCTGCAGTTTTTCAACTCTACACACCTTTATGTCTGCGGGACAAATGCCTATAAACCAAAAGCCCTTATCATA TCAGCAAGTTCTCTGAGAGCAAGCAGAGACACAAAGGATGCCAAAAACTGCTGTCCCTCCAGCTCCAGCCAGAGGAACACAGCCACTATTGTTG ATGAAGAGCTGTATACAGCAACCCAAGTTGGCTACTTTGAGGAGAGAGTGATATCTCGCTGTTACAGCAGAGGAACACGCAATAACTTGGAGCTTGAGACTGTACCAAAATTGCTACAGG AACCTGATTTCATAAGTTCAACACATGTCGCCAGTGAAGGAAAGATCCTGCTCTTCTTTACTGAGGTTGGGGACTTGATTGAAGACTCATTTCGGAGCTCTTTTACTGTGTCTCGTGTGGCACAGGTCTGCACG aatgaCATCGGAGGAAGCCTAACCTTACAGAAACGCTGGACATCTTTCGCTAAGTCTCAGCTGGTCTGCCAACAAGGGAATGAGCTCCTGTTCAACAAGCTGCAGGATATTTTCAAGTTGTCCCCGATGAATGAAGAATCTCCTGACAACACCCTTTTCTACGGAGTCTTTACCACACAATG GGCATATTCATCTGTTCTGTCAGCAGTCTGTGCTTTCAGTCTAACAGATATTAAAGCAGCTTTTTCAGGGGATTACAAGACATACAATTTGAATGAAAACCACTGGACACGTCAACCAAATGTAGACGGTAAAATCGGCAAG TGTGGATTATTCAACGACAATGACCATGTGTTAAACATTGTAAAAAAGAGCTTCCTTACTGAAAAAGTTGTGCGTCCTGTTGGGAAGAAACTGATTTTCTCCTCAACAAAAGAGCGGTATAGCCATCTAGCTGTTCAGAGAACTCAAGCAGCAAATGGACACAACTACACCATCCTTTACCTGCTCACCG AATCTGGCTTTCTTCATAAAGTCGTACTGCTGGATAAAGGTCCTCATATCATTGAAGAAATTCAGATATTTAAGCAACCACAATATGTGAAAAACTTCCTTCTCTCTACCAGCAAG GGTGTGCTGTTTATCAGCGCTTCTGAGGGTGTCTTCAGAGTGCCTGTATTCAATTGCTCAGTTTATCCAAACTGTGCAGAGTGTGTGCTGGCACGTGACCCGTTCTGTGGATGGGACTCAGAGACCAGAGCCTGTGCTTCTGTGTCCAGAATGGGGTCTAACCT ACGACAGGACGTGGAAAGTGGAAATGTCAGTGAACACTGCACAGAGTTCAAAAATACTCCTGCTACAG TGAAACGGATTGCCCAGTTAAATGAGATTGTGGTTCTACCATGTCACTCGAGGTCGAGACTGGCTGAGGTGACTTGGAGGTTTTTGAACAACAGCATCGTTCCTCAGTTTCCGTACATGCAGTGGACAGGCAACAGTCTTGTTTTCATCGTAACTCCAGAGACCGTGAACACCTACCACTGCGTGTCTGAGGAACTGGGCTTCAAGCAAATCATTGCCACCTTCGCTGTAACTCTCCCTGTCATCCCTCGTTCTTTCCCTTCATCACATCAGCAACCGGACGTCAACCTGGACTTTGATGAGGGCACAAAAACAGAGCCCATTCCTGATGACTACACAACAATTGAGTTTGATGAATCTGAAGCTACAAAAGGGGAAAAGAAGGATGCATTTATGACAGCAGACAGGACCAGTGAGAAAAAAGACAGGACTAATCATCAATCTACTGAAAACATGAACACTGCAGGAAAAGACGATGTTTACATTGCACAGAAGAGTTATTATACTGAAATGGTTGTTTTTTGCcttttgtttgtcatttgtttttttgtattcattgctTTTGTGGTCCTTTGGAGGCGCAGCATGAGGTGCAACAAAACCACCCCTCAGAAACAACCTAAAGACACagaatcagacaatatttggcaaaCAGAACTGGAAGAACAGAAAAGCTGA
- the rundc3b gene encoding RUN domain-containing protein 3B isoform X1 — MASLNLGFNGARKKTAARIRAVERRNLITVCRFSVKTLIDRSCFETIDDTSAEFINFVSILEHILSHRLKGQVSWFGYESPRSFWDYIRIACTKVPHSCIHSIENMENVRSSKAKGRAWIRVALMEKRLSEYISAALRDFKTTRRFFEEGAVVLGEEAGLLADTLIGLNAIDFSFCLKGEGLDESCPVVIDYTPYLKFTQTSDSISSDEEEMRTLGSSGSEAGTPESHMAASLLADQSTWYSKSKRLEQKYRVVMEQKGYLEELVCLREAQLSESVSQNKSLLQRLKDTENSHKEEKKQLEIIILELQDQLTVMKNYDLRSRQELTSHLTNQWPSPGALDTNAVALDTLLYRKRTAPWEEKSFQSLEQLSADMSLSQTSLEPAQLNTHSLESKAGLTHWHREGLRWKEDTPSLRGLCGSLTSVASYKSLASLKSSEYLASPTTDMTSPGLTPS; from the exons ATGGCATCGTTAAACCTCGGGTTCAATGGGGCTCGTAAAAAAACAGCAGCGCGTATCAGAGCCGTGGAGAGGAGAAATCTGATCACCGTGTGCAG GTTCTCAGTGAAGACCCTCATTGATCGCTCATGTTTTGAGACGATAGACGACACGTCTGCTGAGTTCATCAACTTCGTCTCCATTCTAGAACATATTCTCAGCCATAGACTCAAAG GTCAGGTCAGCTGGTTTGGCTATGAGAGCCCTCGCAGTTTCTGGGATTATATACGTATAGCGTGCACTAAAGTCCCTCACAGCTGCATCCACAGCATCGAGAACATGGAGAACGTCCGCAGCTCTAAAGCAAAG GGTCGTGCCTGGATAAGAGTGGCTTTAATGGAGAAGCGTTTGTCTGAATATATCTCTGCAGCTCTGAGAGACTTCAAAACTACAAG GAGGTTTTTTGAGGAGGGGGCTGTGGTTCTGGGTGAGGAGGCGGGGCTTCTTGCAGATACTCTGATTGGACTGAATGCCATTGACTTCAG TTTCTGTCTGAAAGGGGAGGGGCTTGATGAGAGCTGTCCTGTCGTCATTGACTACACACCGTACCTTAAATTCACACAAAC ttCTGACAGCATTAGCAGCGATGAGGAGGAGATGAGAACGCTGGGCAGCAGCGGCAGTGAAGCAGGCACTCCTGAATCCCACATGGCTGCCAGTCTGCTGGCCGATCAGAGCACCTGGTACAGCAAGAGCAAAAGACTAGAGCAGAAATACAGAGTCGTGATGGAACAGAAG gGTTATCTGGAGGAGCTGGTGTGTCTGAGGGAAGCTCAGCTCTCTGAGTCTGTCTCTCAGAATAAATCTCTACTGCAACGGCTCAAAGACACCGAAAATAGCCACAAAGAGGAGAAAAAGCAGCTGGAGATCATCATACTGGAGCTGCAGGATCAGCT GACGGTGATGAAGAACTATGACCTTCGCTCCAGACAGGAGCTCACCTCGCACCTGACAAACCAATGGCCCTCACCTGGTGCCTTGGATACCAATGCAGTTGCCTTGGATACGCTCCTCTACAGGAAACGCACAGCACCATGGGAAGA GAAGAGCTTCCAGAGTTTGGAGCAGCTTTCTGCAGATATGAGTCTCTCTCAGACGTCTCTGGAGCCAGCACAACTGAACACACACAGTCTGGAAAGCAAGGCAGGACTTACACACTGGCACAGAGAAGGTttgcgat GGAAAGAGGATACTCCGTCTCTGAGGGGTTTGTGTGGTTCCTTAACCTCAGTGGCCAGTTACAAATCTCTGGCCAGTCTGAAGTCCAGTGAGTATCTGGCCAGTCCTACAA
- the si:dkey-7j14.6 gene encoding membrane-spanning 4-domains subfamily A member 4A: MASSMTTEANGVRVVTHVIPLEEKTEFPDLKSSSVELEKSNLSPKTKMFLKGKPLSLGLVQVFIGLVVMTLCTITVLVDKLSAETVVCLGLPFVVSGSVAVAAHKRSSSPLIKATLAMSVISALLAAAGTGYFSWELTNRPGENPCGGRNNWTCTEMIWRFNSLVDGLRGLLLVLCFLELCVCITLSIFSARAIQKGETDVDPHGSEASLLKVGVDCVSNP, from the exons ATGGCCTCTTCAATGACTACTGAGGCGAATGGAGTGAGAGTTGTGACTCATGTTATTCCACTGGAGGAAAAAACAGAGTTTCCGGACCTAAAGTCAAGCTCGGTTGAACTAGAAAAGTCCAACCTGTCACCAAAAACCAAGATGTTCCTAAAGGGGAAGCCTCTGTCTCTGGGG ttgGTGCAGGTGTTCATTGGTTTGGTGGTCATGACTCTGTGCACCATCACGGTACTTGTGGATAAACTGAGTGCTGAGACTGTAGTGTGCCTTGGACTTCCT TTTGTCGTCTCTGGGTCTGTGGCAGTCGCTGCACACAAGAGATCCAGTTCTCCTCTG ATCAAAGCCACGCTGGCCATGAGTGTGATCTCTGCTCTGCTGGCTGCTGCAGGAACCGGCTACTTCAGTTGGGAGCTCACCAATAGACCAGGAGAGAATCCTTGTGGCGGCAGAAATAACTGGACATGTACAGAAATGATATGGAGATTTAAT agtttGGTGGATGGATTGAGGGGTCTCCTGCTGGTGCTGTGTTTTCTTGAACTGTGCGTGTGCATCACTCTGTCCATCTTTTCGGCCCGGGCCATCCAAAAG GGCGAAACTGATGTCGACCCTCATGGTAGTGAAGCCAGTCTCCTTAAGGTTGGGGTGGATTGTGTCTCCAACCCCTGA